GAGGCCAGAGCAGGCGCAACGGCAGTAAAAATACCACTACGATAAGACCGATTCCTGCATAATAGACCCAGGAGAAGTCGAAAACGTCCAGTTTGTATTGGGTGCTGTTGATTGTCGCGAGCGCAAAAAGACTGAACCCCATGATGGTATTGATTACCGCGACGAGGCAGTAGATCCAGTTGACCAGGTGCTCGTTCAGTTCCGGGCGGCTTTTAGCCCAGGCTTTCCGGTTCAGGATGGGCAGATGCATCGGGTCTACGTTCGGGATATGCCTGGCGAATGCCGAGATCACCACATTGTTCAGCAAAAACAAGCCCATAATGATGTAAAAAATGTGCTCTTTATCTACATAGCGCTCTGCCAGGCCAGTTTTGGCAAAGTCGACAGCGACCATTTCAGGGAAGAGAGAGTAAGTCCAGACCAACGCTCCCACCACGAACAATATGGATAGCCAGCGCCAGATTTTTATTGCAAAAGTTGTAATTTTCATGAATTCTTTAACCTTCCGGAGGTTTTCGCCAAATTAAAATCAGGGTGCAAAATTAGGGCGGGGAGTTTCTAAAACCTAATTGACAACGAAGCCAAAAATGAAAATATACACAAAGACAGGCGACAAAGGTACCACGTCGCTGATCGGAGGCACGCGGCTCAGCAAGGCCCACGTACGGATAGATGCGTACGGGACTGTGGACGAATTGAACAGTTATATAGGTATGCTCCGCGATCAACCCGTGAATGAAGGCCGGAAAGAACTGCTGAAAGAAATCCAGGACAGACTTTTCACGATCGGCTCACATTTAGCCTCAGAATCAGACAGGAAGAAGAGAATATTGCCTGATCTGCTGGACGAAGATATTGTACTGCTGGAAACTGAAATGGATATGATAGAATCCAAAGTTCCGCCGCTGCGGGCATTCGTTTTACCCGGCGGGCACCAGTCGGTTTCATTCGGCCACGTGGCCCGGACCGTATGCCGCCGGGCGGAGCGCGCGGTGATCCATTTGCAGCAG
This Dyadobacter sp. UC 10 DNA region includes the following protein-coding sequences:
- a CDS encoding cob(I)yrinic acid a,c-diamide adenosyltransferase is translated as MKIYTKTGDKGTTSLIGGTRLSKAHVRIDAYGTVDELNSYIGMLRDQPVNEGRKELLKEIQDRLFTIGSHLASESDRKKRILPDLLDEDIVLLETEMDMIESKVPPLRAFVLPGGHQSVSFGHVARTVCRRAERAVIHLQQGEEVEEIVIRYLNRLSDYLFMLCRAMTYELGIEEVTWNPRVSSKK